A part of Diceros bicornis minor isolate mBicDic1 chromosome 32, mDicBic1.mat.cur, whole genome shotgun sequence genomic DNA contains:
- the PDP2 gene encoding pyruvate dehydrogenase [acetyl-transferring]-phosphatase 2, mitochondrial: MSSTVSYWIFNSARNSIATLQGGRRLYSRCASNRNKSKWRLFSQAPATLENNTPCGGFALRKAYRHTWTEEDDFHLQLNPEQVPEVLRAGESAHKILDLNGVPNSVLRFESNQLAANSPVEDRRGVASCLQTNGLMFGIFDGHGGHACAQAVSERLFYYVAVSLMSQQTLEQMEGAVESMKPLLPILQWLKHPGDSIYKDVTSVHLDHLRVYWQELLDLNMEMGLNIEEALMYSFQRLDSDISLEIQAPLEDEMTRNLSLQVAFSGATACMAHVDGVHLHVANTGDCRAILGVQEDNGMWSCLPLTRDHNAWNQAELSRLKREHPASEDRTVIMDDRLLGVLMPCRAFGDVQLKWSKELQRSVLERGFDTEALNIYQFTPPHYYTPPYLTAKPEVTYHRLRPQDKFLVLASDGLWDVLGNEDVVRLVVEHLAEAGRHKPDLARRPANLRLMQSLLLQRKAQGLHAADQNAATHLIRHAIGSNEYGEMEPERLTAMLTLPEDLARMYRDDITVTVVYFNSDSIDAYYKGG, encoded by the coding sequence ATGTCAAGTACTGTGTCCTACTGGATCTTCAATTCTGCAAGGAACAGCATTGCCACATTACAAGGAGGCAGACGTTTATATTCAAGGTGTGCCTCAAATAGGAATAAATCAAAATGGAGGCTCTTTTCCCAGGCACCAGCCACCCTAGAAAACAATACCCCATGTGGTGGGTTTGCTCTACGGAAAGCCTACAGACACACTTGGACAGAGGAAGATGATTTCCACTTACAGCTCAACCCTGAGCAGGTACCTGAAGTGCTTCGAGCCGGTGAGTCGGCCCACAAGATTCTTGACCTCAATGGAGTCCCAAATTCCGTGTTGCGGTTTGAGAGCAACCAGCTGGCTGCCAATTCCCCAGTGGAGGACCGGCGAGGTGTAGCCTCCTGCCTACAGACGAATGGGCTGATGTTTGGCATCTTTGATGGACATGGTGGCCATGCATGTGCTCAAGCAGTGAGCGAGAGGCTGTTCTACTATGTGGCAGTGTCACTGATGTCCCAGCAGACCCTGGAGCAGATGGAGGGAGCGGTGGAAAGCATGAAGCCCCTGCTGCCCATCCTGCAGTGGCTCAAGCACCCAGGGGACAGTATCTACAAGGATGTTACATCAGTACACCTTGATCACCTCCGTGTCTACTGGCAGGAGCTGCTTGACCTGAACATGGAAATGGGACTGAACATTGAGGAAGCATTAATGTATTCCTTCCAGAGACTGGATTCTGACATCTCGCTGGAAATCCAGGCCCCCCTGGAAGATGAGATGACAAGGAACCTTTCACTCCAGGTCGCTTTCTCCGGGGCAACAGCTTGCATGGCCCATGTTGATGGAGTTCACTTGCATGTGGCAAACACAGGTGACTGTCGGGCCATCCTTGGTGTTCAGGAGGACAATGGCATGTGGTCTTGTCTGCCCCTCACCCGTGACCACAATGCCTGGAACCAGGCTGAGCTATCACGGCTAAAGAGGGAGCATCCCGCATCAGAGGACAGGACAGTCATCATGGATGACAGGTTGCTGGGTGTCCTCATGCCCTGCAGGGCCTTCGGGGATGTGCAGCTAAAGTGGAGCAAGGAGCTGCAGCGCAGTGTCCTAGAGAGGGGCTTTGACACCGAGGCCCTCAACATTTACCAGTTCACCCCCCCGCACTACTATACTCCACCCTACCTGACTGCCAAGCCCGAGGTCACATACCACAGGCTGAGGCCCCAGGATAAGTTCCTTGTGCTGGCTTCAGACGGCCTGTGGGACGTGCTGGGCAATGAGGATGTAGTGAGGCTGGTGGTGGAGCACCTGGCTGAAGCTGGTCGGCACAAGCCAGACCTGGCCCGGAGACCTGCCAACCTGAGACTCATGCAGAGCCTGCTGCTGCAGAGGAAAGCCCAGGGGCTCCACGCTGCTGACCAGAATGCAGCCACACATCTGATCAGACACGCCATAGGGAGCAACGAGTATGGGGAGATGGAGCCCGAGCGACTGACAGCCATGCTGACGTTGCCAGAGGACTTGGCGAGGATGTACCGGGATGATATCACTGTCACTGTGGTGTATTTTAACTCAGACTCAATTGATGCCTATTACAAGGGGGGTTAA